In Streptomyces thermolilacinus SPC6, a single genomic region encodes these proteins:
- a CDS encoding DUF742 domain-containing protein, translating into MSGAGGGDWEEASPERLYVITGGRSGGSAPAQLDLVTLIVARSGAKPGMQPEHAAIVQLCQSPLSVAEISAYLSLPVSVVTVLLGDLLADNRIVARAPVPPARLPDRALIEAVIDGLQKL; encoded by the coding sequence GTGAGCGGAGCGGGCGGCGGTGACTGGGAGGAAGCCAGTCCCGAGCGGCTCTATGTGATCACGGGGGGACGCAGCGGCGGGTCGGCACCCGCCCAACTCGACCTCGTCACGCTGATCGTGGCGAGGTCCGGTGCGAAGCCCGGGATGCAGCCGGAACACGCGGCGATCGTGCAGCTGTGCCAGTCACCGCTGTCCGTGGCCGAGATCTCCGCGTACCTGAGCCTCCCGGTCAGCGTCGTCACGGTGCTGCTCGGCGATCTCCTCGCCGACAACCGCATCGTCGCCCGCGCACCCGTCCCACCCGCCCGACTCCCCGACCGCGCGTTGATTGAGGCAGTGATCGATGGACTTCAGAAGCTCTGA
- a CDS encoding cytochrome P450: MVTVGSQTVPRAPGAVPLLGHAWRLWRDPLGFLKSLRQAGDIVQVRLGTMPVYVVTSAELINEVTVRQARSFEKGRLFDRLRPLAGNGLATANGEVHRMHRRLIQPMFHPQRIQMYAQVMSDNARELADSWQPGQEIELERAMAGYAVETLAKTLFSTDIGLPAVEAVRENLPVVLKNMLVRAASPKLLDRLPIRANRDFDAASARLRRVIDEVIATTRRSGETGHNDLLSVLLAARDEETGDSLTDAEVRDELSTILFAGAETTASSLAWTFHELAQRPDVEAELVAEIREVVGDRPVEVGDVPRLVAVRRVLDEVIRLHGVTMLMRRATAPVELGGHHIPEGAEVAFSLYAMHRDPNLYPDPDRFDPDRWLPERRTSIDRQSYIPFGAGNRKCIGDAFVWTEATIALATILAKWQLRPVPGHTPREVPSAVAHPDRVPMVVTPRQG; encoded by the coding sequence GTGGTGACAGTTGGTTCCCAGACCGTTCCCCGCGCCCCCGGGGCCGTACCGCTCCTCGGGCACGCCTGGAGGCTGTGGCGCGACCCGCTCGGCTTCCTGAAGTCCCTGCGGCAGGCGGGCGACATCGTCCAGGTCCGCCTGGGCACCATGCCCGTCTACGTGGTCACCTCGGCGGAGCTCATCAACGAGGTGACCGTCCGCCAGGCCCGCAGCTTCGAGAAGGGCCGGCTGTTCGACCGGCTGCGCCCCCTCGCGGGCAACGGCCTGGCGACGGCCAACGGCGAGGTGCACCGCATGCACCGGCGGCTGATCCAGCCGATGTTCCACCCGCAGCGCATTCAGATGTACGCGCAGGTCATGAGCGACAACGCCCGTGAACTGGCGGACTCGTGGCAGCCGGGCCAGGAGATCGAGCTGGAGCGGGCGATGGCCGGATACGCCGTCGAGACCCTCGCCAAGACCCTGTTCTCCACCGACATCGGTCTCCCGGCGGTCGAGGCGGTCCGCGAGAACCTCCCCGTCGTCCTGAAGAACATGCTCGTACGGGCCGCGTCCCCCAAGCTCCTCGACCGGCTGCCGATCCGCGCCAACCGCGACTTCGACGCCGCCTCCGCCCGGCTGCGGCGGGTCATCGACGAGGTCATCGCCACCACGCGCCGCTCCGGCGAGACCGGCCACAACGACCTGCTGTCGGTGCTGCTGGCCGCCCGCGACGAGGAGACCGGTGACTCGCTGACCGACGCCGAGGTCCGCGACGAGCTGAGCACCATCCTCTTCGCCGGGGCCGAGACCACCGCCTCCTCCCTGGCCTGGACCTTCCACGAACTGGCCCAGCGTCCGGACGTCGAGGCCGAACTCGTCGCCGAGATCCGGGAGGTCGTCGGCGACCGGCCCGTGGAGGTCGGCGACGTGCCCAGGCTGGTCGCCGTCCGGCGCGTCCTGGACGAGGTGATCCGCCTGCACGGCGTCACCATGCTGATGCGCCGCGCCACCGCGCCCGTCGAGCTGGGCGGCCACCACATCCCCGAGGGCGCCGAGGTCGCGTTCAGCCTGTACGCCATGCACCGCGACCCGAACCTGTACCCGGACCCGGACCGGTTCGACCCGGACCGCTGGCTCCCGGAGCGCCGCACCTCCATCGACCGGCAGTCGTATATCCCGTTCGGCGCGGGCAACCGCAAGTGCATCGGCGACGCGTTCGTCTGGACCGAGGCGACGATCGCCCTGGCGACCATCCTCGCCAAGTGGCAGCTGCGGCCCGTGCCGGGGCACACCCCCCGCGAGGTGCCCTCCGCAGTAGCCCACCCCGACCGCGTCCCCATGGTCGTCACGCCCCGCCAGGGCTGA
- a CDS encoding cytochrome P450: MTAPHAESLPGLTPPPGCPAHAGGIGAAAALRRVYGPEAERDPKALYEELRRQHGPVAPVFLHGDLPAWIVLGHRENLEAMRSPSRFSNDSRLWRMFKEGRVPADSPLRPMVEWQPMCVFTDGAEHERLRSAVRDALDQFDRRGVRRYVIRYTDQLVDSFAAEGRADLIQDFAEKLPMLVMTQLLGMPEEYGPHLVDACLDLMKGSETTVSSNEFVVRTLRTLTERKKNQPGHDLASRLLSHEANLSDDEVLEHLRLVLISANETTVNLIANALRLVLTDRRFRANLAGGHMTLPDALEQVLWDDPPLSAITGRWATGDTVLGGQQIRAGDMLLLGVAAGNVDPEIRPDLDKPLLGNRAHLAFSSGPHECPGQDIGRAIADTGIDTLLARLPDLRLAVPEGELRWSAAWLSKRLEALPVEFTPPASAAPRVPSGPKDFASTVPGPLPEQAPPPMPDTAPPGGSPAPARKTWWSLFFRPNS, from the coding sequence ATGACCGCCCCCCACGCCGAGTCCCTCCCCGGCCTCACGCCGCCTCCCGGCTGCCCCGCCCACGCCGGTGGCATCGGCGCCGCCGCCGCCCTGCGCCGCGTCTACGGCCCCGAGGCCGAACGCGACCCGAAGGCCCTGTACGAGGAGCTGCGCCGGCAGCACGGCCCGGTGGCGCCCGTATTCCTCCACGGCGACCTCCCGGCGTGGATCGTCCTGGGCCACCGGGAGAACCTGGAGGCCATGCGGTCGCCGTCGCGGTTCTCCAACGACTCCCGCCTGTGGCGGATGTTCAAGGAGGGGCGCGTCCCCGCCGACTCGCCGCTGCGCCCGATGGTCGAGTGGCAGCCCATGTGCGTGTTCACCGACGGCGCCGAGCACGAGCGGCTCCGGTCGGCCGTCCGCGACGCCCTGGACCAGTTCGACCGGCGCGGCGTGCGCCGGTACGTGATCCGCTACACCGACCAGCTCGTGGACTCCTTCGCCGCCGAGGGCCGCGCCGACTTGATCCAGGACTTCGCGGAGAAGCTGCCGATGCTGGTGATGACCCAGCTGCTCGGCATGCCCGAGGAGTACGGCCCGCACCTGGTGGACGCCTGCCTGGACCTGATGAAGGGCAGCGAGACGACCGTCTCCAGCAACGAGTTCGTCGTCCGCACCCTCCGCACCCTCACCGAGCGCAAGAAGAACCAGCCCGGCCACGACCTGGCGAGCAGGCTGCTGAGCCACGAGGCGAACCTCAGCGACGACGAGGTGCTGGAGCACCTGCGCCTGGTGCTGATCTCCGCCAACGAGACCACGGTCAACCTGATCGCCAACGCCCTGCGCCTGGTCCTCACCGACCGACGCTTCCGCGCCAACCTGGCCGGTGGCCATATGACGCTGCCGGACGCGCTGGAGCAGGTGCTGTGGGACGACCCGCCGCTGTCGGCGATCACCGGCCGCTGGGCGACCGGCGACACCGTCCTGGGCGGCCAGCAGATCAGGGCCGGCGACATGCTGCTGCTGGGTGTCGCGGCGGGCAACGTGGACCCGGAGATCCGCCCCGACCTCGACAAGCCGCTCCTCGGCAACCGCGCCCACCTGGCGTTCAGCAGCGGCCCCCACGAGTGCCCCGGTCAGGACATCGGCCGCGCCATCGCCGACACGGGCATCGACACGCTGCTGGCCCGCCTGCCCGACCTGAGGCTCGCCGTGCCCGAGGGCGAACTGCGCTGGTCGGCCGCGTGGTTGTCGAAGCGCCTCGAGGCGCTGCCGGTGGAGTTCACGCCTCCCGCGTCGGCGGCGCCGCGCGTCCCGAGCGGGCCCAAGGACTTCGCCTCGACCGTGCCCGGGCCGCTGCCCGAGCAGGCGCCGCCGCCCATGCCGGACACGGCGCCCCCCGGCGGCTCCCCTGCTCCCGCCCGCAAGACCTGGTGGAGCCTCTTCTTCCGGCCGAACAGCTGA
- a CDS encoding selina-4(15),7(11)-diene synthase, with protein sequence MGPGLIVPPIFTPIPSAIHPCHVEADVLTAAWAETYRIGSDELRGRLVSQAIGTFSARILPEGREEVVSLLADFILWLFGVDDGHCEEGELGRRPGELAGELHRLLRIAQNPEVPMLGDDPLAAGLRDLRLRVDRYGTPGQAARWVDALREYFFSVVWESGHRSAGTVPDLNDYTLMRIYDGATTVVLPMLEMGHGYELQPHERDRTAVRAATEMASFIITWDNDIFSYHKEKKEKSATGYYLNVLRVLEQHEGMTPEQALDVAISQRDRVMCLYMRLTEALAEQGSPQLRQYLRTLGSFIRGAQDWGVSSVRYTTPDDPASMPAHFRDTPVDDSEEPLGIPAVSWWWNLLAPGGDAHATLPVHRTARN encoded by the coding sequence GTGGGGCCCGGTCTGATAGTGCCGCCGATCTTCACCCCTATTCCGTCGGCAATCCATCCCTGCCACGTGGAGGCCGACGTCCTGACGGCGGCCTGGGCGGAGACGTACCGCATCGGATCGGATGAGCTGCGGGGGAGGCTGGTCTCTCAGGCCATCGGAACCTTCTCCGCGCGCATCCTCCCCGAGGGCCGTGAAGAGGTCGTCTCGCTCCTCGCGGACTTCATCCTCTGGCTGTTCGGCGTGGACGACGGCCACTGCGAGGAGGGCGAGCTGGGCCGCCGCCCCGGCGAACTCGCCGGGGAGCTGCACCGCCTGCTGAGGATCGCGCAGAACCCCGAGGTGCCGATGCTGGGGGACGACCCGCTCGCCGCCGGCCTGCGCGACCTGCGGCTGCGGGTGGACCGCTACGGCACCCCCGGCCAGGCCGCCCGCTGGGTGGACGCGCTGCGCGAGTACTTCTTCTCCGTCGTGTGGGAATCGGGCCACCGCAGCGCCGGCACCGTGCCGGACCTCAACGACTACACGCTGATGCGGATCTACGACGGCGCCACCACCGTCGTACTGCCCATGCTGGAGATGGGCCACGGCTACGAGCTCCAGCCCCACGAGCGCGACCGCACGGCCGTCCGCGCCGCCACCGAGATGGCGTCCTTCATCATCACCTGGGACAACGACATCTTCTCGTACCACAAGGAGAAGAAGGAGAAGAGCGCCACCGGCTACTACCTCAACGTGCTGCGCGTCCTGGAGCAGCACGAGGGCATGACGCCGGAGCAGGCGCTCGACGTCGCCATCTCGCAGCGTGACCGCGTCATGTGCCTCTACATGCGCCTCACCGAGGCCCTAGCCGAACAGGGCAGCCCGCAGCTCCGCCAGTACCTGCGCACCCTCGGCAGCTTCATCCGCGGCGCCCAGGACTGGGGCGTCAGCTCCGTCAGGTACACGACCCCGGACGACCCCGCGAGCATGCCCGCCCACTTCCGCGACACGCCCGTGGACGACAGCGAGGAGCCGCTCGGCATCCCCGCGGTCTCCTGGTGGTGGAACCTGCTCGCCCCGGGCGGGGACGCGCACGCCACCCTGCCCGTGCACCGGACCGCGCGGAACTAG
- a CDS encoding GTP-binding protein, which translates to MDFRSSEQTGSEPHGGAAVRGPRTEDVLPETATTAVKVVIVGGFGVGKTTFVGSVSEIRPLTTEETMTQAGVGVDDTSGVDGKTSTTVAMDFGRISINQELVLYLFGTPGQERFWFLWRGLFEGALGAVVLVDTRRLEVSFDVLGRLEERRVPFVVAVNTFPDAPAYPVEELRTALDLPPAVPIVPCDARDRGSARDVLMTLMRYLQTLATTQEAS; encoded by the coding sequence ATGGACTTCAGAAGCTCTGAGCAGACCGGCTCCGAGCCGCACGGCGGCGCCGCGGTTCGGGGGCCGCGCACCGAGGACGTGCTGCCCGAGACGGCCACCACGGCCGTCAAGGTGGTGATCGTGGGCGGGTTCGGCGTGGGAAAGACCACCTTCGTCGGCTCCGTCAGCGAGATCCGCCCGCTCACCACCGAGGAGACGATGACCCAGGCCGGGGTCGGCGTCGACGACACATCCGGGGTGGACGGCAAGACGTCCACCACCGTCGCCATGGACTTCGGCCGGATCAGCATCAACCAGGAGCTGGTCCTCTACCTGTTCGGCACGCCCGGCCAGGAGCGGTTCTGGTTCCTGTGGCGGGGCCTGTTCGAAGGCGCCCTGGGCGCGGTCGTCCTGGTGGACACCCGCCGCCTGGAGGTCAGCTTCGACGTGCTCGGACGGCTGGAGGAGCGCCGCGTGCCGTTCGTCGTGGCCGTCAACACCTTCCCGGACGCGCCCGCCTACCCGGTCGAGGAGCTCCGTACCGCCCTCGACCTGCCGCCGGCCGTCCCGATCGTCCCCTGTGACGCCCGGGACCGCGGCTCCGCCCGGGACGTCCTGATGACGCTGATGCGCTACCTGCAGACCCTCGCAACGACCCAGGAGGCGTCATGA
- a CDS encoding roadblock/LC7 domain-containing protein, translating into MIKQQANLDWMLKDLAEGVPQTRHVVVLSADGLRMAQYGTDHDTADRLAAACAGLQSLAGAVASELPHSDGRMRLVVIEMDGGFFYLMAAGAGAYLAVLAGEGVDAGLMGQRMRDLVLRIGEHLSSPPRQDGQGTR; encoded by the coding sequence ATGATCAAGCAGCAGGCCAATCTGGACTGGATGCTCAAGGACCTCGCGGAAGGCGTGCCGCAAACCCGACACGTGGTCGTGCTCTCCGCCGACGGCCTGCGCATGGCCCAGTACGGCACCGACCACGACACGGCCGACCGGCTCGCCGCGGCCTGCGCGGGCCTCCAGTCGCTCGCCGGGGCCGTCGCCTCCGAACTGCCGCACAGCGACGGCCGGATGCGGCTCGTCGTGATCGAGATGGACGGCGGCTTCTTCTACCTGATGGCCGCCGGCGCCGGCGCCTATCTGGCCGTGCTCGCCGGCGAGGGCGTGGACGCGGGGCTGATGGGCCAGCGCATGCGGGACCTGGTCCTGCGTATCGGAGAACACCTGAGCAGCCCGCCGCGACAGGATGGGCAGGGCACCAGGTGA
- a CDS encoding sensor histidine kinase, giving the protein MVREESSPGSGSPRSAASFVWLLPAAVIAVATGVAVAMVDASARGPVAVFGGVSALFLAVLGSEAARRGRVIEELRRTVAARDTALARRHAETAHLAGTLLPDAVQRLRRGEFPEDVLGSLTAPEEHQAVVRVVVDAVTAEEDLRESAQRAFVNIARRVQAIVHQQATELRAMEDRHGHSPEVFGDLLRIDHGTALIGRLADSIAVLGGARPGRQWSRAVPLYSVLRGAMSRIIDYQRVELHSVTEVAVTGPAVEPLIHALAELLDNATRYSPPQTKVHLTAVDVQSGIAVEIEDGGVSMSEEARKRAERMLRQAQQGIDLNDLGETPRLGLAVVGRLAQAYGFQVSLRSSAYGGVRAVVVVPQELITTVAAASGLAHGIGASSVPRTAVPAAPAAPAPVPAPAERPATGPVADDEARTVVERTPNGLPQRRRRKPLAEPQQAAAAAPAASSDQAPAASATPASEQEPTPQVQPGMWLAAFQSGLSGEPNDASKGNSQQ; this is encoded by the coding sequence ATGGTCCGTGAGGAATCGTCGCCCGGAAGTGGAAGCCCGCGGTCCGCGGCATCTTTCGTGTGGCTGCTGCCCGCCGCTGTGATCGCCGTCGCCACCGGGGTCGCAGTGGCCATGGTGGACGCTTCCGCGAGAGGACCGGTCGCGGTCTTCGGAGGGGTTTCCGCTCTGTTCCTCGCCGTGCTCGGCAGTGAGGCCGCGCGCCGGGGACGGGTGATCGAGGAGCTGCGCCGTACCGTCGCCGCCCGCGACACGGCCCTGGCCCGCAGGCACGCGGAGACCGCCCACCTCGCCGGGACGCTGCTGCCCGACGCCGTCCAGCGGCTGCGCCGCGGCGAGTTCCCCGAGGACGTCCTCGGCTCGCTCACCGCGCCCGAGGAGCACCAGGCCGTCGTCCGCGTGGTCGTGGACGCCGTCACCGCCGAGGAGGACCTGCGCGAGTCGGCGCAGCGCGCCTTCGTCAACATCGCCCGCCGCGTCCAGGCCATCGTCCACCAGCAGGCAACGGAGCTGCGCGCCATGGAGGACCGGCACGGCCACAGCCCGGAGGTCTTCGGCGACCTGCTCCGCATCGACCACGGCACGGCCCTGATCGGCCGCCTCGCCGACTCCATCGCCGTGCTCGGCGGCGCCCGCCCGGGCCGCCAGTGGAGCCGGGCCGTCCCGCTGTACAGCGTGCTGCGCGGCGCCATGTCCCGGATCATCGACTACCAGCGCGTCGAACTGCACTCCGTCACCGAGGTCGCCGTCACCGGACCCGCCGTCGAGCCGCTCATCCACGCGCTCGCCGAGCTCCTCGACAACGCCACCCGTTACTCCCCGCCGCAGACGAAGGTCCACCTGACCGCCGTGGACGTGCAGTCGGGCATCGCCGTCGAGATCGAGGACGGCGGCGTGTCCATGAGCGAGGAGGCCCGCAAGCGCGCCGAGCGCATGCTGCGCCAGGCCCAGCAGGGCATCGACCTCAACGACCTGGGCGAGACCCCGCGCCTCGGCCTCGCCGTCGTCGGCCGCCTCGCGCAGGCGTACGGCTTCCAGGTCTCGCTGCGCTCCTCCGCGTACGGCGGTGTCCGCGCCGTCGTCGTCGTCCCGCAGGAGCTGATCACGACCGTCGCCGCCGCCTCGGGCCTCGCCCACGGCATCGGCGCGTCCTCCGTACCCCGGACCGCCGTCCCGGCCGCCCCCGCCGCCCCCGCCCCCGTCCCGGCCCCCGCGGAGCGTCCCGCGACCGGCCCGGTGGCGGACGACGAGGCCCGGACGGTGGTCGAGCGGACCCCGAACGGCCTGCCGCAGCGACGCCGCAGGAAGCCGCTCGCGGAGCCGCAGCAGGCCGCAGCCGCCGCACCGGCCGCCTCCTCGGATCAGGCGCCGGCGGCGTCCGCGACCCCGGCCTCCGAGCAGGAGCCGACACCTCAGGTGCAGCCCGGAATGTGGCTGGCCGCCTTCCAGAGCGGCCTGTCCGGGGAGCCCAACGACGCAAGCAAGGGGAACTCGCAGCAATGA